One Oncorhynchus clarkii lewisi isolate Uvic-CL-2024 chromosome 31, UVic_Ocla_1.0, whole genome shotgun sequence DNA segment encodes these proteins:
- the LOC139391054 gene encoding protein ABHD18, translating to MGVSRLDVLYRKLLLTKLFIQGWGKPDDLKRIFELRKIVGNREKCKELVPKDYPVFIDKVEDQSDCKIHNGYFISPLEHIVPGILPSESIKARFQFIVPKKWKNHKPVCIHLAGTGDHFFWKRRTLMARPMIKEAGMASLLLENPYYGYRKPKEQVRSSLRNVSDLFVMGAALILESAVLLHWLEREDYWPLGMTGISMGGHMASLAVTNWPKPIPLIPCLSWTTASNVFTTGVLSKAVNWRELEKQYAMHSVYEQEIIRLLEYCGVDSFKMGQEFLKSSLDTLSGLDLSTDILGLHSPERDRMGMRTSALHSRAGEGANGQDHDHGLDQMLSSVNMQHTNINKGSGRQRQSLHTESLDFMKGVMDECTHIANFSVPLDPSLIILIQAKEDAYIPRTGVRSLQEIWPGCEVRYLNGGHVSAYLFKQGLFRQAIYDAYDRYLEKYSNT from the exons ATGGGTGTGAGCCGGCTGGATGTTCTTTACAGAAAGCTTCTCCTCACCAAGCTTTTCATCCAAGGTTGGGGAAAGCCTGATGATCTGAAAAG AATATTTGAGTTACGGAAAATCGTTGGCAATAGAGAGAAGTGTAAGGAACTGGTACCTAAGGACTATCCTGTGTTTATTGACAAG GTAGAAGACCAGTCTGACTGCAAAATACACAATGGGTATTTCATATCTCCTCTGGAACACATTGTTCCTGGTATCTTGCCATCAGAGTCCATCAAAGCCAG GTTCCAGTTTATAGTTCCAAAGAAGTGGAAAAACCACAAGCCAGTATGTATTCACTTGGCTGGGACTGGAGATCAT TTCTTCTGGAAGAGGCGGACCCTCATGGCCAGACCCATGATAAAGGAGGCAGGAATGGCTTCACTTCTCCTGGAAAACCCTTATT ATGGATACCGGAAACCAAAAGAACAAGT TCGTTCTAGCCTGAGGAATGTGTCTGACCTCTTTGTGATGGGAGCAGCACTCATCCTGGAGTCTGCAGTGCTGCTCCACTGGCTGGAGAGGGAGGACTACTGGCCCCTTGGCATGACTGGTATCTCAATGGGAGGGCAT ATGGCATCCTTAGCTGTAACCAACTGGCCAAAGCCCATACCGCTGATTCCCTGTCTCTCCTGGACCACAGCTTCCAATGTTTTTACCACA GGTGTTTTGAGCAAAGCTGTGAACTGGAGGGAACTGGAGAAGCAGTATGCAATGCACTCTGTGTACGAACAGGaaatcatcagactgttggagtACTGTGGG GTTGATTCCTTCAAGATGGGTCAGGAGTTTCTAAAGAGCTCACTTGACACGCTTTCTGGTCTGGATCTCTCCACGGATATCTTGGGTCTGCATTCCCCCGAGAGGGACCGCATGGGAATGCGCACCTCTGCCCTGCACTCCCGGGCTGGGGAAGGCGCTAATGGACAGGACCACGATCATGGGCTGGACCAGATGCTTTCCTCTGTGAACATGCAGCATACCAACATCAACAAGGGCAGTGGGCGGCAGCGCCAGTCCCTCCACACTGAGTCTCTGGACTTCATGAAGGGTGTCATGGATGAGTGCACACACATCGCTAACTTCTCAG TGCCGTTGGATCCTAGTCTGATCATTCTGATACAGGCGAAGGAAGATGCTTATATTCCACGCACCGGTGTGCGCAGTCTACAAGAGATCTGGCCAGGCTGTGAGGTGCGGTATCTCAACGGTGGCCATGTCAGCGCCTACCTCTTCAAACAGGGACTTTTTCG GCAAGCCATCTATGATGCCTACGACCGATACCTTGAAAAGTATTCCAATACCTAG
- the LOC139391220 gene encoding MICOS complex subunit MIC60 isoform X2 codes for MLRVCLKGANSAARKCLCGNGVPLHPLQQCRSYTSGGSGSSAGKIVAASVLTVGGGVGGTILYANWDPKFRANVEKSIPYSDQVFGLALGPAAPPPVINKPRKVEPVQISSMSEMWKDSKQPKAKEVEKKATQPDAEGPPAPAPQETLEEASAQVAQILSAIGEVPSVPAPGTHEAEAVPPPAALKGVPAAAAKCTECEHEPAVKERPEGEVAARLAEQDKAEQDLLTSLSSNLEDALGSTAKVTLQAIGAQEAALQAIAQHTRQLREAMEAEAPPDKKSTQWRVLEDALSERSRSVDEAGAAVLKAKAELDKLRGVIDGAKHLKIAAARPSILAAEENLHSMVVDLDSVVTRVQTAQSEAKIVSQYSELVNEAKAQFQKELNSITPEIQANWKGLRKLTQDDLNSLIAHAHRRIDQMNRELAEQRVREQIHIDSALEQQKLEDKKALEVAVSTALEHNREQMRLEQEKKVEETREVMEAEMRTQLRRQAAAHTDHLRDVLKVQEQELRSEAEEILNSSLMEKETEYRRLTQDQLDSFTLDMNAAYARLKGMEEAIDSHVIAEEEARKAHQLWLSVEALNYTLKTAALNDPTEPLEGAVQAIKESCAEDEFAQALATALPSESLSRGVYSEASLRARFYAIRQLARRVALIDETRNSLYQYFLSYLQAMLLFEKAQEAPPAKLSAEDLDTFKLLSYAAYSLEHGDLELAAKLVNQLKGESRRVAQDWLKEARLTLETKQVVSLLSAYANAVGLGTTMAP; via the exons ATGCTGCGTGTCTGCTTGAAAGGGGCAAATTCTGCAGCGCGG AAATGCCTGTGTGGGAATGGTGTCCCCCTTCACCCCCTCCAGCAATGTCGTAGCTACACTTCAGGAGGCTCAGG GTCTTCTGCAGGAAAGATTGTAGCTGCCAGTGTCCTCACTGTGGGTGGAGGAGTTGGTGGCACAATTCTATATGCCAATTGGGATCCCAAATTCAGGGCCAATGTTGAGAAATCCATACCATACTCAGATCAAGTGTTTGGACTGGCTCTCGGCCCAGCAGCACCTCCACCTGTTATAAATAAACCA AGAAAGGTTGAACCTGTTCAGATTtcctccatgtctgaaatgtggaAAGACTCGAAGCAGCCGAAGGCCAAAGAGGTTGAGAAGAAAGCAACGCAGCCAGATGCTGAGGGACCCCCTGCTCCAGCACCTCAGGAGACCCTAGAGG AAGCTTCTGCTCAAGTGGCACAAATCCTTTCAGCCATCGGCGAGGTGCCCTCTGTGCCAGCCCCTGGAACCCACGAGGCAGAGGCCGTGCCTCCCCCAGCCGCCCTCAAGGGGGTCCCGGCAG CGGCAGCCAAATGTACTGAGTGTGAACATGAGCCTGCAGTGAAGGAGCGTCCTGAGGGTGAAGTGGCTGCCCGTCTTGCTGAGCAGGATAAGGCTGAGCAGGACCTCCTGACAT CTCTGTCATCCAATCTGGAAGATGCTCTGGGCAGCACAGCCAAGGTGACCCTGCAGGCCATCGGTGCTcaggaggcagctctgcaggCCATTGCCCAGCACACCCGCCAACTGAGGGAGGCCATGGAGGCTGAG gcaCCCCCTGATAAGAAGTCTACCCAGTGGAGAGTCCTGGAAGATGCACTGAGTGAACGCAGCCGATCAGTAGACGAGGCTGGAGCAGCCGTCCTCAAGGCCAA GGCTGAGCTGGACAAGCTGAGAGGAGTGATCGATGGAGCCAAGCACTTAAAGATTGCTGCAGCCCGGCCATCTATCCTGGCTGCAGAGGAGAACCTTCACAGCATGGTGGTAGATCTGGACAGCGTGGTGACCAGG GTCCAGACAGCCCAGTCTGAGGCTAAGATTGTGTCCCAGTACAGCGAGCTGGTGAACGAGGCCAAGGCCCAGTTCCAGAAGGAGCTGAACAGCATCACTCCAGAGATCCAGGCCAACTGGAAGGGACTCA GGAAGCTGACTCAAGATGACCTCAACTCCCTGATTGCTCATGCCCACCGACGCATCGACCAGATGAACCGAGAGCTGGCTGAGCAGAGGGTGAGGGAGCAGATCCACATCGACTCTGCCCTAGAGCAGCAGAAGCTGGAGGACAAGAAGGCCCTGGAGGTGGCCGTCTCCACCGCCCTGGAACACAACCGAGAACAGATGCGTCTGGAGCAGGAGAAGAAG GTAGAGGAGACTCGGGAGGTGATGGAGGCAGAGATGCGGACCCAGCTGCGTAGGCAGGCTGCAGCACACACAGACCACCTGCGTGACGTCCTCAAGGTGCAGGAGCAGGAACTGCGCTCCGAGGCAGAGGAG ATCCTGAACAGCTCGTTGATGGAGAAGGAGACAGAGTACCGTCGTCTGACACAGGACCAACTGGACAGCTTCACCCTGGACATGAATGCAGCTTACGCCAGGCTCAAGGGCATGGAGGAGGCCATTGACA GTCATGTTATAGCAGAGGAGGAGGCCCGTAAGGCCCATCAGCTGTGGCTCTCAGTGGAGGCTCTGAACTACACTCTGAAGACTGCGGCCCTAAACGACCCCACCGAGCCCCTAGAGGGCGCCGTGCAGGCCATCAAGGAGAGCTGTGCCGAGGATGAGTTTGCCCAGGCCCTGGCCACTGCCTTGCCCTCCGAGTCACTCAGCCGCGGCGTCTACAGCGAGGCCTCTCTCCGCGCCCGCTTCTACGCCATCCGCCAGCTGGCCCGCCGTGTGGCCCTGATTGACGAGACCCGCAACAGCCTCTACCAGTACTTCCTATCCTACCTACAGGCCATGCTGCTCTTTGAGAAGGCACAGGAGGCTCCCCCCGCCAAGCTGTCTGCCGAAGATCTCGACACATTCAAGCTGCTCTCCTACGCTGCCTACAGCCTGGAGCATGGAGACCTGGAGTTGGCCGCCAAGCTTGTCAACCAGCTGAAGGGTGAGTCGCGCAGGGTGGCTCAGGACTGGCTCAAAGAGGCCCGGCTCACACTAGAAACGAAACAGGTGGTCAGCCTCCTGTCTGCATACGCCAATGCAGTGGGGTTGGGCACCACCATGGCGCCTTAG
- the LOC139390627 gene encoding E3 ubiquitin-protein ligase RNF103 has product MWLKLFFLLLYFMVLFVLARFFEAVVWYESGLFATQLVDPVTLSFNKLKTILECRGLGYSGLAEKRDVRELVEKSGDLMQGELYSAIKNEKEQAESQSESSTTFSGEMHFYELVEDTKDGIWLVQVIAQDRDALLSKANWGKMVQKVSQFGIRTGTFNCSSDSRYCRKRGWMKSTLIMSVPQTYASKGKVMLKEYNGRRIETEHIFKWMTAHVASRIKTIRMSQQLVEEWHPSEKHPVKMFLFAKLAQPPAFFSALSVKFTGRIEFIFVDVQSWDNITSLEEIGVQQLPSYILKMPEGIYRYGNSIGEFISLQAMDTFLRSVQPEVNDLFVLSLVMVNLMAWLDLFITQGATIKRFVVLISTLGTYNSLLIISWLPILGFLQLPYLEGFYDYSLKLLRYADTTTIASWVRTDWTFYSSHPALFLSTYLAHGLLIDYFEKKRRCNNEEENPNNLEWLSSLWDWYTSYLVHPITSFHNFPNESDWDDDPNFLLERLAFPDLWLHPLIPIDYINNLPTWRFKCTQVCGPNSEENSGRDLDSNIQNTTGGQTQGLNSEHEEHGCGKERDCAADSCCHSENGGDVPCMKREAQEQQADWSQWPSDMIHCTECVVCLENFETDCIVMGLPCAHVFHQQCIVVWLAGGQHCCPVCRGPSYKRKPVRSSGLDLLEQQE; this is encoded by the exons ATGTGGTTAAAACTATTTTTTCTCCTACTGTATTTTATGGTGTTATTCGTTTTAGCCAGATTTTTTGAAGCAGTTGTCTGGTATGAAAGTGGTCTTTTTGCCACCCAGTTGGTTGATCCTGTAACCCTGAGTTTCAATAAGTTAAAGACCATTCTAGAATGTCGAGGACTGGGATACTCTGGGCTTGCAGAGAAGAGGGATGTCAGAGAACTAGTCGAAAAGTCAG GTGACCTGATGCAAGGGGAGTTGTACTCTGCCATCAAGAATGAAAAGGAGCAAGCTGAGTCCCAGTCTGAGTCCAGCACTACCTTCAGTGGGGAGATGCACTTTTATGAGCTGGTGGAGGACACCAAAGATGGCATTTGGTTGGTCCAG GTAATTGCCCAAGATCGAGATGCTCTTTTGAGCAAAGCCAACTGGGGTAAAATGGTCCAAAAGGTTTCTCAGTTTGGCATTCGCACTGGTACTTTTAACTGCTCCAGTGACTCAAG GTATTGTCGTAAACGGGGTTGGATGAAATCCACACTTATAATGTCTGTGCCTCAGACTTATGCTTCAAAAGGAAAGGTTATGCTGAAAGAGTACAATGGCAGACGCATTGAGACAGAGCACATCTTCAAGTGGATGACGGCACACGTAGCGTCCCGTATAAAAACCATCCGCATGTCTCAGCAGCTTGTTGAAGAGTGGCACCCCAGTGAGAAGCACCCAGTAAAGATGTTCCTATTTGCCAAGCTGGCACAACCTCCAGCCTTTTTTTCAGCACTCAGTGTCAAGTTCACAGGTCGGATCGAGTTCATCTTTGTAGATGTGCAGAGCtgggacaatataacctccttGGAAGAGATAGGTGTGCAACAGTTGCCATCGTACATCCTGAAAATGCCGGAGGGCATCTACAGATATGGGAACAGCATTGGAGAGTTCATCTCCCTACAGGCCATGGACACTTTCCTCCGTTCTGTTCAGCCAGAGGTCAATGACCTGTTTGTGTTGAGTCTAGTGATGGTCAACCTCATGGCCTGGTTGGACCTGTTCATAACACAGGGCGCCACCATCAAGCGCTTCGTGGTTCTCATCAGTACGCTGGGGACCTACAACTCCCTGCTCATCATCTCCTGGCTGCCTATCCTGGGGTTCCTTCAGTTGCCATATCTGGAGGGCTTCTACGACTACAGCCTCAAGCTGTTGCGTTACGCAGACACCACCACCATCGCCTCCTGGGTGAGGACCGACTGGACCTTCTACTCCTCCCACCCCGCCCTGTTCCTCAGCACCTACCTGGCACACGGGCTTCTCATCGACTACTTTGAGAAGAAGAGGCGATGCAACAATGAAGAAGAGAACCCCAATAACTTGGAGTGGCTGTCCAGCCTCTGGGATTGGTACACCAGCTACTTGGTCCATCCCATAACCTCATTTCATAACTTCCCCAACGAGTCTGACTGGGACGATGACCCCAATTTCCTTCTGGAGAGGTTGGCCTTTCCCGATCTCTGGCTTCACCCGCTTATCCCCATTGACTACATCAACAACCTGCCCACCTGGAGGTTCAAGTGCACACAGGTCTGTGGGCCAAACTCTGAAGAGAACAGCGGCAGAGATCTGGACAGCAACATACAAAACACTACAGGAGGACAGACCCAAGGCTTAAACAGTGAGCATGAAGAACATGGCTGTGGTAAAGAGAGAGATTGTGCCGCTGATTCGTGTTGTCATTCTGAAAATGGAGGGGATGTACCATGCATGAAAAGGGAAGCACAAGAGCAACAAGCGGATTGGTCCCAATGGCCCAGTGACATGATACACTGCAcagagtgtgttgtgtgtctggAGAACTTTGAGACTGATTGCATTGTCATGGGACTGCCCTGTGCCCACGTGTTCCACCAGCAATGCATTGTGGTCTGGCTGGCAGGTGGACAGCACTGTTGCCCGGTGTGCAGGGGGCCATCCTACAAAAGGAAGCCAGTTAGATCATCTGGTCTGGACCTACTGGAGCAGCAGGAATAG
- the LOC139391220 gene encoding MICOS complex subunit MIC60 isoform X1, translating to MLRVCLKGANSAARKCLCGNGVPLHPLQQCRSYTSGGSGSSAGKIVAASVLTVGGGVGGTILYANWDPKFRANVEKSIPYSDQVFGLALGPAAPPPVINKPRKVEPVQISSMSEMWKDSKQPKAKEVEKKATQPDAEGPPAPAPQETLEEASAQVAQILSAIGEVPSVPAPGTHEAEAVPPPAALKGVPAAAAKCTECEHEPAVKERPEGEVAARLAEQDKAEQDLLTSLSSNLEDALGSTAKVTLQAIGAQEAALQAIAQHTRQLREAMEAEAPPDKKSTQWRVLEDALSERSRSVDEAGAAVLKAKAELDKLRGVIDGAKHLKIAAARPSILAAEENLHSMVVDLDSVVTRVQTAQSEAKIVSQYSELVNEAKAQFQKELNSITPEIQANWKGLTGKLTQDDLNSLIAHAHRRIDQMNRELAEQRVREQIHIDSALEQQKLEDKKALEVAVSTALEHNREQMRLEQEKKVEETREVMEAEMRTQLRRQAAAHTDHLRDVLKVQEQELRSEAEEILNSSLMEKETEYRRLTQDQLDSFTLDMNAAYARLKGMEEAIDSHVIAEEEARKAHQLWLSVEALNYTLKTAALNDPTEPLEGAVQAIKESCAEDEFAQALATALPSESLSRGVYSEASLRARFYAIRQLARRVALIDETRNSLYQYFLSYLQAMLLFEKAQEAPPAKLSAEDLDTFKLLSYAAYSLEHGDLELAAKLVNQLKGESRRVAQDWLKEARLTLETKQVVSLLSAYANAVGLGTTMAP from the exons ATGCTGCGTGTCTGCTTGAAAGGGGCAAATTCTGCAGCGCGG AAATGCCTGTGTGGGAATGGTGTCCCCCTTCACCCCCTCCAGCAATGTCGTAGCTACACTTCAGGAGGCTCAGG GTCTTCTGCAGGAAAGATTGTAGCTGCCAGTGTCCTCACTGTGGGTGGAGGAGTTGGTGGCACAATTCTATATGCCAATTGGGATCCCAAATTCAGGGCCAATGTTGAGAAATCCATACCATACTCAGATCAAGTGTTTGGACTGGCTCTCGGCCCAGCAGCACCTCCACCTGTTATAAATAAACCA AGAAAGGTTGAACCTGTTCAGATTtcctccatgtctgaaatgtggaAAGACTCGAAGCAGCCGAAGGCCAAAGAGGTTGAGAAGAAAGCAACGCAGCCAGATGCTGAGGGACCCCCTGCTCCAGCACCTCAGGAGACCCTAGAGG AAGCTTCTGCTCAAGTGGCACAAATCCTTTCAGCCATCGGCGAGGTGCCCTCTGTGCCAGCCCCTGGAACCCACGAGGCAGAGGCCGTGCCTCCCCCAGCCGCCCTCAAGGGGGTCCCGGCAG CGGCAGCCAAATGTACTGAGTGTGAACATGAGCCTGCAGTGAAGGAGCGTCCTGAGGGTGAAGTGGCTGCCCGTCTTGCTGAGCAGGATAAGGCTGAGCAGGACCTCCTGACAT CTCTGTCATCCAATCTGGAAGATGCTCTGGGCAGCACAGCCAAGGTGACCCTGCAGGCCATCGGTGCTcaggaggcagctctgcaggCCATTGCCCAGCACACCCGCCAACTGAGGGAGGCCATGGAGGCTGAG gcaCCCCCTGATAAGAAGTCTACCCAGTGGAGAGTCCTGGAAGATGCACTGAGTGAACGCAGCCGATCAGTAGACGAGGCTGGAGCAGCCGTCCTCAAGGCCAA GGCTGAGCTGGACAAGCTGAGAGGAGTGATCGATGGAGCCAAGCACTTAAAGATTGCTGCAGCCCGGCCATCTATCCTGGCTGCAGAGGAGAACCTTCACAGCATGGTGGTAGATCTGGACAGCGTGGTGACCAGG GTCCAGACAGCCCAGTCTGAGGCTAAGATTGTGTCCCAGTACAGCGAGCTGGTGAACGAGGCCAAGGCCCAGTTCCAGAAGGAGCTGAACAGCATCACTCCAGAGATCCAGGCCAACTGGAAGGGACTCA CAGGGAAGCTGACTCAAGATGACCTCAACTCCCTGATTGCTCATGCCCACCGACGCATCGACCAGATGAACCGAGAGCTGGCTGAGCAGAGGGTGAGGGAGCAGATCCACATCGACTCTGCCCTAGAGCAGCAGAAGCTGGAGGACAAGAAGGCCCTGGAGGTGGCCGTCTCCACCGCCCTGGAACACAACCGAGAACAGATGCGTCTGGAGCAGGAGAAGAAG GTAGAGGAGACTCGGGAGGTGATGGAGGCAGAGATGCGGACCCAGCTGCGTAGGCAGGCTGCAGCACACACAGACCACCTGCGTGACGTCCTCAAGGTGCAGGAGCAGGAACTGCGCTCCGAGGCAGAGGAG ATCCTGAACAGCTCGTTGATGGAGAAGGAGACAGAGTACCGTCGTCTGACACAGGACCAACTGGACAGCTTCACCCTGGACATGAATGCAGCTTACGCCAGGCTCAAGGGCATGGAGGAGGCCATTGACA GTCATGTTATAGCAGAGGAGGAGGCCCGTAAGGCCCATCAGCTGTGGCTCTCAGTGGAGGCTCTGAACTACACTCTGAAGACTGCGGCCCTAAACGACCCCACCGAGCCCCTAGAGGGCGCCGTGCAGGCCATCAAGGAGAGCTGTGCCGAGGATGAGTTTGCCCAGGCCCTGGCCACTGCCTTGCCCTCCGAGTCACTCAGCCGCGGCGTCTACAGCGAGGCCTCTCTCCGCGCCCGCTTCTACGCCATCCGCCAGCTGGCCCGCCGTGTGGCCCTGATTGACGAGACCCGCAACAGCCTCTACCAGTACTTCCTATCCTACCTACAGGCCATGCTGCTCTTTGAGAAGGCACAGGAGGCTCCCCCCGCCAAGCTGTCTGCCGAAGATCTCGACACATTCAAGCTGCTCTCCTACGCTGCCTACAGCCTGGAGCATGGAGACCTGGAGTTGGCCGCCAAGCTTGTCAACCAGCTGAAGGGTGAGTCGCGCAGGGTGGCTCAGGACTGGCTCAAAGAGGCCCGGCTCACACTAGAAACGAAACAGGTGGTCAGCCTCCTGTCTGCATACGCCAATGCAGTGGGGTTGGGCACCACCATGGCGCCTTAG